A genomic segment from Pelobates fuscus isolate aPelFus1 chromosome 7, aPelFus1.pri, whole genome shotgun sequence encodes:
- the LOC134568421 gene encoding oocyte zinc finger protein XlCOF7.1-like isoform X2, producing MKKSINITNSNSEKSSILSDSCMFSKEIVNINPTHIGEKPFSCSVCGNGFGQHSNLVRHQRTHTGEKPFLCSKCGKCFARKGELVRHQRIHTGEKLFSCSECEKCFVKKAHLVRHQRKHTGDKPFSCSECEKCFFTNAELVSHQRIHTGEKPFSCSECEKSFGRYSNLVSHQRTHTQEKPFSCSECGKCFRRNSDCVSHQRTHTGEKPFSCSECGKCFITKAVLVCHQRTHTGEKPFSCSVCGNCFGQHSTLVRHQRTHTGEKPFLCTKCGKCFAGKGQLALHQRTHTGEKPFSCSECGKCFIINAELVRHQRIHTGEKPFSCSECEKCFGRHSNLVSHQRTHTREKPFSCSECGKCFYTNAELVCHQRTHTGEKLFSCSECEKCFVKKAQLVRHQQTHTGEKPFFCSECEKRFVTNVELVSHQRTHTGEKPFLCFECEKCFVKKAQLVSHHRTHTGEKPFSCSECEKCFVTNAHLVRHQRTHTGEKLFTCSECEKCFGTNAELVRHQRTHTGEKPFSCSECKKCFGRHSNLVSHQRTHTREKPFSCSECEKCFYTNAELVRHQRTHTGEKLFSCSECEKCFVKKAQLVRHQRKHTGDKPFLCSECEKCFVTNAELVSHQRTHTGEKPFSSDGTGLS from the coding sequence ATGAAGAAATCTATTAACATAACCAATTCTAACTCTGAAAAATCAAGCATTTTGTCAGATTCCTGTATGTTCTCAAAGGAGATAGTAAACATAAACCCCACTCACATAGGAGAGaagcctttctcatgttctgtatGTGGAAATGGTTTTGGGCAACATTCAAATCTAGttagacatcagagaactcacacaggagagaagcctttcttatgtagtaaatgtgggaaatgttttgccagGAAAGGAGaacttgtccgtcatcagagaattcacacaggagagaaactgttctcatgttctgaatgtgaaaaatgttttgtgaAAAAGGCAcatcttgtccgtcatcagagaaaacatacaggagataaaccattctcatgttctgagtgtgaaaaatgttttttcacaaaTGCAGAGCtggtcagtcatcagagaattcacacaggagagaaaccgttctcatgttctgaatgtgaaaaaagttttgggcgatattcaaatcttgtcagtcatcagagaacacacacacaagagaaacctttctcgtgttctgaatgtggaaaatgttttagacGTAATTCGGATTGTGTTAGCCATCAGAGAacccacacaggagagaaaccgttctcatgttctgaatgtggaaaatgttttatcacTAAAGCAGTGCTTgtctgtcatcagagaactcacacaggagagaaaccgttctcatgttctgtatGTGGAAATTGTTTTGGGCAACATTCAACTCTTGTTAGacatcagagaacacacacaggagagaagcctttcttatgtactaaatgtgggaaatgttttgccgGGAAAGGACAACTTGCccttcatcagagaactcacacaggagagaaaccattttcatgttctgaatgtggaaaatgcttTATCATAAATGCAGAGCTTGTCCGTCATCAaagaattcacacaggagagaaaccgttctcatgttctgaatgtgaaaaatgttttgggcgacattcaaatcttgtcagtcatcagagaacacacacacgagagaaaccattctcatgttctgaatgtggaaaatgtttttacaCAAATGCAGAGCTAGTTTGTCATCAAAGgacacacacaggagagaaactgttctcatgttctgaatgtgaaaaatgttttgtcaaaaaggcacagcttgtccgtcatcagcaaactcacacaggagagaagccattcttttgttctgaatgtgaaaaacGTTTTGTCACAAATGTAgaacttgtcagtcatcagagaactcacacaggagagaaaccattcttatgttttgaatgtgaaaaatgttttgtcaaaaaGGCACAGCTTGTCAGTCATcatagaactcacacaggagagaaaccattctcatgttctgaatgtgaaaaatgttttgtcacaaaTGCAcatcttgtccgtcatcagagaacacacacaggagagaaacttttcacatgttctgaatgtgaaaaatgttttgggaCAAATGCAgagcttgtccgtcatcagagaacacacacaggagagaaaccgttctcatgttctgaatgtaaaaaatgttttgggcgacattcaaatcttgtcagtcatcagagaacacacacacgagagaaaccgttctcatgttctgaatgtgaaaaatgtttttacacaaaTGCAGAGCTAGTTCGTCATCaaagaacacacacaggagagaaactgttctcatgttctgaatgtgaaaaatgttttgtcaaaaaggcacagcttgtccgtcatcagagaaaaCATACAGGAGATAAACCATTCttatgttctgaatgtgaaaaatgttttgtcacaaaTGCAGAGCtggtcagtcatcagagaactcacacaggagagaaaccgttctcat
- the LOC134568421 gene encoding oocyte zinc finger protein XlCOF7.1-like isoform X1, protein MKKSINITNSNSEKSSILSDSCMFSKEIVNINPTHIGEKPFSCSVCGNGFGQHSNLVRHQRTHTGEKPFLCSKCGKCFARKGELVRHQRIHTGEKLFSCSECEKCFVKKAHLVRHQRKHTGDKPFSCSECEKCFFTNAELVSHQRIHTGEKPFSCSECEKSFGRYSNLVSHQRTHTQEKPFSCSECGKCFRRNSDCVSHQRTHTGEKPFSCSECGKCFITKAVLVCHQRTHTGEKPFSCSVCGNCFGQHSTLVRHQRTHTGEKPFLCTKCGKCFAGKGQLALHQRTHTGEKPFSCSECGKCFIINAELVRHQRIHTGEKPFSCSECEKCFGRHSNLVSHQRTHTREKPFSCSECGKCFYTNAELVCHQRTHTGEKLFSCSECEKCFVKKAQLVRHQQTHTGEKPFFCSECEKRFVTNVELVSHQRTHTGEKPFLCFECEKCFVKKAQLVSHHRTHTGEKPFSCSECEKCFVTNAHLVRHQRTHTGEKLFTCSECEKCFGTNAELVRHQRTHTGEKPFSCSECKKCFGRHSNLVSHQRTHTREKPFSCSECEKCFYTNAELVRHQRTHTGEKLFSCSECEKCFVKKAQLVRHQRKHTGDKPFLCSECEKCFVTNAELVSHQRTHTGEKPFSCSECEKCFGQHSNLVRHQRTHTGEKPFSCSECGNCFGHHSSLVRHQKTHTGEKPFLCSKCGKCFASESELVRHQRTHTSEVIL, encoded by the coding sequence ATGAAGAAATCTATTAACATAACCAATTCTAACTCTGAAAAATCAAGCATTTTGTCAGATTCCTGTATGTTCTCAAAGGAGATAGTAAACATAAACCCCACTCACATAGGAGAGaagcctttctcatgttctgtatGTGGAAATGGTTTTGGGCAACATTCAAATCTAGttagacatcagagaactcacacaggagagaagcctttcttatgtagtaaatgtgggaaatgttttgccagGAAAGGAGaacttgtccgtcatcagagaattcacacaggagagaaactgttctcatgttctgaatgtgaaaaatgttttgtgaAAAAGGCAcatcttgtccgtcatcagagaaaacatacaggagataaaccattctcatgttctgagtgtgaaaaatgttttttcacaaaTGCAGAGCtggtcagtcatcagagaattcacacaggagagaaaccgttctcatgttctgaatgtgaaaaaagttttgggcgatattcaaatcttgtcagtcatcagagaacacacacacaagagaaacctttctcgtgttctgaatgtggaaaatgttttagacGTAATTCGGATTGTGTTAGCCATCAGAGAacccacacaggagagaaaccgttctcatgttctgaatgtggaaaatgttttatcacTAAAGCAGTGCTTgtctgtcatcagagaactcacacaggagagaaaccgttctcatgttctgtatGTGGAAATTGTTTTGGGCAACATTCAACTCTTGTTAGacatcagagaacacacacaggagagaagcctttcttatgtactaaatgtgggaaatgttttgccgGGAAAGGACAACTTGCccttcatcagagaactcacacaggagagaaaccattttcatgttctgaatgtggaaaatgcttTATCATAAATGCAGAGCTTGTCCGTCATCAaagaattcacacaggagagaaaccgttctcatgttctgaatgtgaaaaatgttttgggcgacattcaaatcttgtcagtcatcagagaacacacacacgagagaaaccattctcatgttctgaatgtggaaaatgtttttacaCAAATGCAGAGCTAGTTTGTCATCAAAGgacacacacaggagagaaactgttctcatgttctgaatgtgaaaaatgttttgtcaaaaaggcacagcttgtccgtcatcagcaaactcacacaggagagaagccattcttttgttctgaatgtgaaaaacGTTTTGTCACAAATGTAgaacttgtcagtcatcagagaactcacacaggagagaaaccattcttatgttttgaatgtgaaaaatgttttgtcaaaaaGGCACAGCTTGTCAGTCATcatagaactcacacaggagagaaaccattctcatgttctgaatgtgaaaaatgttttgtcacaaaTGCAcatcttgtccgtcatcagagaacacacacaggagagaaacttttcacatgttctgaatgtgaaaaatgttttgggaCAAATGCAgagcttgtccgtcatcagagaacacacacaggagagaaaccgttctcatgttctgaatgtaaaaaatgttttgggcgacattcaaatcttgtcagtcatcagagaacacacacacgagagaaaccgttctcatgttctgaatgtgaaaaatgtttttacacaaaTGCAGAGCTAGTTCGTCATCaaagaacacacacaggagagaaactgttctcatgttctgaatgtgaaaaatgttttgtcaaaaaggcacagcttgtccgtcatcagagaaaaCATACAGGAGATAAACCATTCttatgttctgaatgtgaaaaatgttttgtcacaaaTGCAGAGCtggtcagtcatcagagaactcacacaggagagaaaccgttctcatgttctgaatgtgaaaaatgttttgggcaacattcaaatcttgtccgtcatcagagaactcacacaggagagaaaccgttctcatgttctgaatgtggaaattgTTTTGGGCACCATTCAAGTCTTGTTAGACATCagaaaactcacacaggagagaagcctttcttatgtagtaaatgtgggaaatgttttgccagtgaatcagagcttgtccgtcatcagagaactcacacaagtGAGGTGATATTATAA